The Mycobacterium paragordonae genome includes a region encoding these proteins:
- a CDS encoding prenyltransferase, whose product MLSPEQCRQTAVSIAAAQEPSGAIPWFAGGHTDPWDHVESAMGLTAAGLLEPARAAFDWCRRIQRPDGSWPIQVRAGIVEDANSDSNFCAYVATGVWHHVLVTGDRKFAALMWPVVQKAIDFVIDLQVGFGEICWARSEAGPLEEALLTGCASIFHSIRCALALAALIGEPQPEWELALGRLGHAIVAHPEAFTEKDRYSMDWYYPILGSALRGPAAAARIRQRWDEFVVGDLGIRCVVDRPWVTGAETCELVMALDAIGHRSAAHRQFGAMQHLREGDGSYWTGLVFADGKRWPEERTTWTGAAMILAADALSGTTAGSGIFRGHTLPVGLQTDFDCECVTAGPGR is encoded by the coding sequence GTGCTGAGCCCCGAGCAGTGCCGGCAGACGGCAGTGTCCATCGCGGCCGCCCAGGAACCGTCGGGGGCGATCCCCTGGTTCGCCGGCGGGCACACCGATCCGTGGGATCACGTGGAAAGCGCCATGGGGCTTACCGCCGCGGGTCTGCTGGAGCCGGCGCGCGCTGCGTTCGACTGGTGCCGCCGCATTCAGCGGCCGGACGGCTCCTGGCCGATCCAGGTCCGGGCCGGGATCGTCGAAGACGCTAACAGTGACAGCAACTTCTGCGCTTACGTCGCGACCGGCGTGTGGCACCACGTGCTGGTCACCGGTGACCGGAAGTTCGCCGCGCTGATGTGGCCGGTGGTGCAGAAGGCGATCGACTTCGTCATCGACCTGCAAGTCGGATTCGGTGAAATCTGTTGGGCGCGAAGCGAAGCTGGACCGCTGGAGGAGGCACTGCTGACCGGTTGCGCCAGCATATTCCACAGCATCCGGTGTGCTCTGGCGCTCGCTGCGCTGATCGGGGAACCGCAGCCGGAATGGGAACTGGCACTGGGCCGGTTGGGCCACGCGATCGTTGCCCATCCTGAGGCCTTCACCGAAAAGGACCGCTACTCGATGGATTGGTACTACCCGATCCTCGGCAGTGCGTTGCGCGGCCCCGCCGCTGCGGCGCGGATCCGGCAGCGCTGGGACGAGTTCGTGGTGGGCGATCTGGGCATTCGCTGTGTGGTCGACCGGCCCTGGGTCACCGGTGCGGAGACGTGCGAACTGGTCATGGCTCTGGACGCCATCGGTCACCGGTCTGCGGCGCACCGGCAGTTCGGCGCGATGCAGCATCTGCGCGAAGGTGACGGGTCCTATTGGACCGGTTTGGTTTTCGCCGACGGCAAGCGGTGGCCGGAAGAGCGCACCACCTGGACCGGGGCGGCGATGATCCTGGCTGCCGACGCGCTGTCCGGCACGACGGCGGGCAGCGGGATATTCCGTGGCCACACGCTACCGGTGGGCCTGCAGACCGATTTCGACTGCGAGTGCGTTACGGCCGGCCCTGGCCGTTAG
- a CDS encoding cyclopropane mycolic acid synthase family methyltransferase has protein sequence MTRLSEELKPHFDDVQAHYDLSDDFFRLFLDPTQTYSCAYFERDDMTLEEAQIAKIDLSLGKLGLQPGMTLLDIGCGWGATMRRAIEKYDVNVIGLTLSKNQAAHVQQKFDEMDTARNRRVLLQGWEQFTEPVDRIVSIGAFEHFGRDRYQDFFSLAYKLLPADGVMLLHTITGLTREQLAETGLPISMNHIRFVKFILTEIFPGGQLPDTDMVAGFSQAAGFALTRRQSLQQHYAKTLDRWAAALESRRDEAVAIQSQEVYDRYMKYLTGCADHFRTGYIDVNQFTLEK, from the coding sequence ATGACCCGCTTGTCCGAGGAACTGAAGCCGCACTTTGACGATGTGCAGGCACATTACGACCTGTCCGATGACTTCTTCCGGCTGTTTCTGGATCCCACCCAGACATACAGCTGCGCATATTTCGAGCGCGACGACATGACCCTCGAAGAGGCGCAGATCGCCAAGATCGACCTATCGCTGGGCAAGCTGGGCCTGCAGCCGGGCATGACGCTGCTCGACATCGGCTGCGGCTGGGGCGCAACCATGCGTCGCGCCATCGAGAAGTACGACGTCAACGTCATCGGCCTGACTCTGTCCAAGAACCAGGCCGCGCACGTGCAGCAGAAGTTCGACGAAATGGACACCGCACGTAACCGTCGGGTGTTGTTGCAGGGCTGGGAACAGTTCACCGAGCCTGTGGACCGCATTGTGTCGATTGGCGCGTTCGAGCACTTCGGCCGCGATCGCTACCAGGATTTCTTTTCGCTGGCCTACAAACTGCTGCCGGCAGACGGTGTGATGCTGCTGCATACCATCACCGGATTGACCCGGGAGCAACTGGCCGAGACTGGTCTGCCCATCTCCATGAATCACATCCGGTTCGTGAAATTCATTCTCACGGAGATCTTTCCGGGCGGTCAGTTGCCGGATACCGATATGGTGGCGGGGTTCTCGCAAGCGGCCGGTTTTGCGCTGACCAGGCGCCAGTCGCTGCAGCAGCACTACGCCAAGACGCTCGATCGCTGGGCCGCAGCCCTGGAGTCGCGTCGCGACGAGGCCGTCGCAATTCAGTCCCAAGAGGTCTACGACCGGTATATGAAATACCTGACCGGCTGCGCCGACCATTTCCGCACCGGCTATATAGACGTCAATCAGTTCACCCTGGAAAAATAG
- a CDS encoding class I SAM-dependent methyltransferase — translation MSDDDTGSTERLFALAEQVRGFMPSDEGQALHDAALRYLDGGIGVEIGTYCGKSALLLGAAARQRDSVLYTIDHHHGSEEHQAGWEFHDTSLVDEVTGLFDTLPTFRRTLDAAGLDDHVVAIVGKSPVVARGWRSPVQFLFIDGGHTEAAAARDFEGWAKWVLPGGALVIHDVFPNPDDGGRPPYQIYCRAMASGQFREVGATGSLRVLERTGGQAGEPVETNGQGRP, via the coding sequence ATGAGCGACGACGACACGGGCTCCACCGAGCGTTTGTTCGCGCTTGCCGAGCAGGTGCGCGGCTTCATGCCCAGCGACGAAGGGCAGGCGCTGCACGACGCCGCACTGCGCTACCTCGACGGTGGCATCGGTGTGGAGATCGGCACGTATTGCGGGAAATCCGCGCTGCTGCTCGGGGCTGCCGCCCGACAGCGCGACAGCGTGCTCTACACGATCGATCATCATCACGGATCCGAAGAGCATCAGGCCGGCTGGGAATTCCACGACACCTCATTGGTCGACGAGGTGACCGGGCTCTTCGACACGTTGCCGACATTCCGCCGCACGCTGGACGCCGCCGGCCTCGACGACCATGTCGTGGCCATCGTCGGCAAATCACCCGTCGTTGCCCGGGGATGGCGCTCGCCGGTGCAGTTCCTCTTCATCGACGGCGGGCACACCGAGGCCGCGGCTGCGCGCGACTTCGAAGGCTGGGCGAAATGGGTGCTCCCCGGCGGGGCACTCGTCATCCACGATGTGTTTCCCAACCCGGACGACGGAGGGCGACCCCCTTACCAGATCTATTGTCGTGCAATGGCTTCCGGTCAATTCCGGGAAGTCGGGGCGACCGGGTCGCTGCGGGTGCTGGAACGCACCGGCGGGCAGGCCGGAGAGCCCGTCGAGACTAACGGCCAGGGCCGGCCGTAA
- a CDS encoding C39 family peptidase, with protein sequence MVGIVALSACGPATPSTKASPQAQASSASTTLNSTPSQPTTTSTTAGRTGVYGDPAAAAKYWQQQSLEDNCGLVSVADVVGEITGHAPTEQQVIALAVSTPSGTNPGPIYAPVNDPSHANGTGGIEMADEVVLLDHYGIKSVMTDATTHPDQTGLPALERYLTANRKIIAWVNSAVIWNTSDQRTAADHFLVVTGIDTNAEVIHLNDPGADHADEQVSMTTFTTAWQTGGDSIVVTVPV encoded by the coding sequence TTGGTCGGCATCGTCGCGCTGTCGGCCTGCGGACCGGCGACTCCGTCGACCAAAGCGTCGCCGCAGGCGCAGGCGAGCAGCGCCAGCACCACACTTAACAGCACGCCATCGCAACCGACGACCACGTCGACGACCGCCGGGCGCACGGGTGTTTACGGTGATCCCGCGGCGGCTGCCAAGTACTGGCAACAGCAGTCTCTCGAAGACAATTGCGGGCTGGTTTCGGTAGCCGACGTGGTAGGAGAGATCACCGGGCATGCGCCGACCGAACAACAGGTGATCGCCCTGGCGGTGAGTACGCCGTCCGGGACCAACCCAGGTCCCATCTACGCGCCGGTGAACGACCCGAGCCACGCGAACGGCACGGGCGGCATCGAGATGGCGGACGAGGTGGTCCTGCTCGACCATTACGGCATCAAGTCGGTGATGACCGACGCCACAACGCATCCCGATCAAACCGGGCTGCCCGCGCTGGAGCGGTACCTCACCGCCAACCGCAAGATCATCGCGTGGGTGAATTCCGCCGTCATCTGGAACACCAGCGACCAGCGCACCGCGGCCGATCACTTCCTGGTGGTCACCGGGATCGACACCAACGCCGAAGTCATTCACCTCAACGACCCCGGGGCCGACCATGCCGACGAACAGGTTTCGATGACGACGTTCACGACGGCGTGGCAGACCGGTGGCGACTCGATCGTCGTGACTGTGCCCGTCTGA
- a CDS encoding alpha/beta fold hydrolase, with product MAAQHVHWTPSGVRMRLHRRSQGDANWLFLPGGPGIGSESLQELVDAVAVSGSSWLVDLPGDGSNTDAPGAPADPYRLWPQVLLEAAQAVDHPVYVGHSTGGEYLLVTPALARVLEGLVLVSTAPDASWMPVYEEMTTRKPLPGVERAAARYDSEPTDEHLRELAVQSAPWNFLADSVTAGAEMLRRMPYNLGAVQWSAKHFDRDYRLAWWPTTLPTLIVSGSADRIVTQALWQPKRFHTDNVIWRVVPEAGHFPWIEQPDAVRDAFAELARRIGVNRSPSAPDRPATR from the coding sequence ATGGCTGCCCAACATGTCCACTGGACGCCGTCGGGCGTCCGGATGCGTCTACACCGCCGTAGCCAAGGCGACGCGAACTGGCTTTTTCTCCCGGGTGGCCCGGGTATCGGATCGGAATCTCTGCAAGAACTCGTCGACGCCGTCGCGGTGTCCGGATCCTCGTGGCTGGTCGACCTACCCGGCGACGGCTCCAACACGGACGCTCCCGGCGCCCCAGCGGATCCCTACCGCCTGTGGCCACAAGTTCTGCTCGAGGCGGCTCAAGCCGTCGACCATCCGGTCTACGTTGGACATTCGACCGGCGGCGAATACCTGTTGGTGACCCCCGCGTTGGCCCGGGTGCTCGAGGGCCTGGTGCTGGTCAGCACAGCTCCTGACGCGTCGTGGATGCCGGTGTACGAGGAGATGACCACCAGAAAACCATTACCGGGTGTCGAACGTGCCGCGGCGCGATACGACTCGGAACCCACGGACGAACACCTGCGCGAGCTTGCGGTGCAATCGGCCCCGTGGAACTTCCTGGCCGACAGCGTCACCGCCGGAGCGGAAATGCTGCGGCGGATGCCGTACAACCTCGGCGCCGTGCAGTGGTCAGCCAAACATTTCGACCGCGACTACCGATTGGCGTGGTGGCCGACCACGTTGCCGACTCTGATCGTCAGCGGATCGGCGGACCGGATCGTCACGCAGGCGCTGTGGCAGCCTAAGCGCTTTCACACCGACAACGTGATCTGGCGCGTCGTACCTGAGGCGGGCCACTTTCCGTGGATAGAGCAACCCGACGCGGTACGGGACGCCTTCGCCGAACTGGCACGACGCATCGGCGTCAACCGGTCACCGAGCGCTCCAGATCGGCCAGCGACGCGCTGA
- a CDS encoding Fur family transcriptional regulator: protein MSSDHAEQLRTADLRVTRPRIAVMEAVHAHPHADTDTIFSAVRLGLPDVSRQAVYDVLNALTVAGLVRRIQPSGLVARYESRVGDNHHHVVCRSCGVIADVDCAVGDMPCLTPSDDDNVLDGFVLDEAEVIYWGFCPDCSRTDS, encoded by the coding sequence GTGTCCTCGGATCACGCCGAGCAGTTGCGAACGGCCGATTTACGGGTAACGCGGCCACGAATTGCAGTGATGGAAGCGGTGCATGCGCATCCGCACGCCGATACCGACACGATCTTCTCCGCGGTGCGACTCGGATTGCCCGATGTGTCCCGACAAGCCGTGTACGACGTGCTCAATGCGCTGACCGTGGCGGGCCTGGTGCGGCGTATTCAGCCCTCCGGTCTGGTCGCGCGCTATGAGTCGCGCGTCGGCGACAACCATCACCACGTCGTGTGCAGATCCTGCGGTGTGATCGCGGACGTCGATTGTGCCGTCGGCGATATGCCGTGCCTGACGCCGTCGGACGACGACAACGTCTTGGATGGCTTCGTCCTCGATGAGGCCGAGGTCATCTATTGGGGCTTCTGCCCCGATTGCTCGAGAACTGATTCCTGA
- a CDS encoding class I SAM-dependent methyltransferase, with amino-acid sequence MLTVDFERLGIGPATKVIDVGCGAGRHAFEAYRRGADVVAFDQDAAELRSVDTLLRAMAETGEAPQAAAAKVVRGDALNLPYADETFDCVIASEILEHIPDDDAAIAELIRVLKVGGILAVSVPRWLPERVCWLLSEEYHSNEGGHVRIYRASALRDKIAGRGMELTHTHHAHALHSPFWWLKCAVGPSNNDHPAVTAYHKLLVWDLMQRPKITQLAEHALNPLVGKSVAMYFTKPEPVQSLRAQGYSVASR; translated from the coding sequence ATGCTGACGGTCGATTTCGAGAGGCTCGGAATCGGTCCTGCTACCAAGGTCATCGACGTGGGCTGTGGCGCCGGTCGGCACGCCTTCGAAGCCTATCGGCGAGGCGCCGATGTGGTCGCCTTCGACCAGGACGCCGCCGAACTCCGGTCGGTGGACACCTTGCTGCGTGCGATGGCAGAGACCGGCGAGGCGCCGCAAGCCGCCGCAGCGAAAGTGGTTCGTGGCGACGCGCTCAATCTGCCCTATGCGGACGAGACGTTCGACTGCGTGATCGCTTCGGAGATCCTGGAACACATCCCCGACGACGATGCCGCCATCGCGGAACTGATCCGGGTACTGAAAGTCGGTGGCATCCTGGCGGTCAGCGTGCCGCGATGGCTTCCCGAGCGAGTCTGCTGGCTGCTGTCCGAGGAGTACCACAGCAACGAGGGCGGCCATGTGCGGATCTACCGGGCCAGTGCGCTGCGCGACAAAATCGCCGGTCGCGGAATGGAATTGACGCATACCCACCACGCCCACGCGCTGCATTCGCCGTTCTGGTGGCTTAAATGCGCAGTCGGGCCGTCGAATAACGACCATCCGGCGGTCACCGCATATCACAAGCTGCTGGTGTGGGATCTCATGCAGCGGCCCAAGATCACTCAGCTGGCCGAGCATGCGCTGAATCCGCTTGTGGGCAAGAGCGTAGCCATGTATTTCACCAAGCCCGAGCCGGTACAAAGCCTTCGCGCGCAGGGGTATTCAGTTGCTTCGCGATGA
- a CDS encoding DUF899 domain-containing protein — protein sequence MLEAKPPIVDQQTWRAELDELRKREKAATRELDAIAAQRRRLPMVRLPDYTLIGADGPVRLAEVFGGRSQLIVYHHMWSPGAEWQCPGCTGFTSQFTRLEFLDNYDARFVIVTNGPIDEALEYRRKVGNRMQWYSSSDSSFGADMDAPPGGGFAVNVFLRDGETVYRTWHTNGRGTEQLSHSFALIDILPWGRQEEWLDSPPGWPSRPTYSGWSGSSDIARAYGPEDGDE from the coding sequence ATGCTTGAAGCCAAGCCGCCCATCGTCGATCAGCAGACCTGGCGCGCGGAGCTCGACGAGCTGCGCAAACGCGAGAAGGCCGCGACCCGGGAACTGGATGCGATCGCCGCCCAGCGTCGCCGCCTGCCGATGGTGCGATTGCCCGACTACACGCTGATCGGCGCCGACGGCCCGGTCCGCCTGGCCGAGGTGTTCGGCGGCCGCTCGCAGCTCATCGTCTACCACCACATGTGGTCGCCGGGTGCGGAGTGGCAGTGCCCGGGATGCACCGGGTTCACCTCGCAGTTCACCCGGCTCGAGTTCCTCGACAACTACGACGCCCGCTTCGTCATCGTCACCAACGGACCGATCGACGAGGCGCTCGAGTACCGGCGCAAGGTCGGCAACCGGATGCAGTGGTACTCGTCTTCGGACAGCTCGTTCGGCGCCGACATGGACGCACCGCCCGGCGGCGGCTTCGCCGTCAACGTGTTCTTGCGCGATGGTGAGACCGTCTACCGCACCTGGCACACCAATGGCCGCGGAACCGAGCAGCTCAGCCACTCTTTCGCGTTGATCGACATCCTGCCCTGGGGGCGGCAGGAGGAATGGCTCGACTCGCCGCCCGGGTGGCCGTCGCGGCCCACCTACTCCGGCTGGTCCGGCTCGTCCGACATTGCCCGCGCCTATGGACCGGAGGACGGCGATGAGTAG
- the katG gene encoding catalase/peroxidase HPI has product MSSDTSDSRPPHASDSASTSESENPAIPSPTPKSDAPRTNQDWWPNQVDVSRLHPHSPQANPLGDGFDYAAEFAKLDVDALKADLVSVMTTSQDWWPADYGHYGGFFIRMSWHAAGTYRIYDGRGGAGQGLQRFAPLNSWPDNASLDKARRLLWPVKKKHGNKISWADLLVLAGNVALEDMGFQTFGFAFGREDVWEPEEVLFGEEDEWLGTNKRYSGERDLAQPYGATTMGLIYVNPEGPEGKPDPIAAARDIRETFGRMAMNDEETAALIVGGHSFGKTHGASADPVGPEPEGAPIEQQGLGWKSTFGTGSGKDAITSGLEVVWTPTPTKWDNTFLETLYGYEWELVKSPGGAWQFTAKDGAGAGTIPDPFGGPGRNPTMLVTDVSLREDPIYRQITQRWLEHPEELAEAFAKAWYKLLHRDMGPVSRYLGPWIPEPQLWQDPVPAVDHELVDESDIASLKSKVLASGLSVPQLVKTAWSAAASYRNTDKRGGANGARLRLEPQKSWEVNEPSELDKVLPVLTQIQQDFNGSGGKKVSLADLIVLAGSAAVEKAAKEAGYEISVHFAPGRTDATQENTDVESFAVLEPRADGFRNYFRPGEKAPLEQLLLDRAYMLGVSGPEMTVLVGGLRAIGANHGGSKHGVFTDRTGVLTNDFFVNLLDMGTEWKASKNSENVYEGHDRATGELKWTATANDLVFGSNSVLRALAEVYAQDDNHGKFVEDFVAAWVKVMNNDRFDLK; this is encoded by the coding sequence GTGTCATCCGATACATCCGATAGCCGACCTCCTCACGCCAGCGACTCGGCGAGCACGAGCGAGAGCGAGAACCCGGCGATCCCGTCTCCGACGCCGAAGTCAGACGCGCCACGGACCAACCAGGACTGGTGGCCCAACCAGGTCGACGTGTCCAGGCTGCACCCGCACTCACCGCAGGCCAACCCCTTAGGTGATGGTTTCGACTACGCCGCCGAGTTCGCCAAGCTCGACGTCGACGCGCTCAAGGCCGACCTGGTCTCGGTGATGACCACATCCCAGGACTGGTGGCCCGCCGACTACGGCCACTACGGCGGCTTCTTCATCCGCATGAGCTGGCACGCGGCCGGCACCTACCGCATCTACGACGGCCGCGGCGGCGCCGGACAGGGCCTGCAGCGGTTCGCGCCACTCAACAGCTGGCCCGACAACGCCAGCCTGGACAAGGCGCGGCGCCTGCTGTGGCCGGTTAAGAAGAAGCACGGGAACAAGATCTCCTGGGCCGACCTGCTGGTGCTGGCCGGCAACGTGGCCCTGGAAGACATGGGGTTCCAGACGTTCGGCTTCGCCTTCGGCCGCGAAGACGTGTGGGAGCCGGAAGAAGTCCTGTTCGGTGAGGAAGACGAATGGCTGGGCACCAACAAGCGCTACTCGGGCGAGCGTGACCTTGCGCAACCCTACGGCGCGACGACGATGGGCCTCATCTACGTCAATCCCGAAGGCCCGGAGGGCAAGCCGGATCCGATCGCCGCGGCGCGCGACATCCGTGAGACGTTCGGCCGCATGGCCATGAACGACGAGGAGACGGCCGCGCTCATCGTGGGTGGCCACAGTTTCGGCAAGACCCACGGTGCCAGCGCCGACCCGGTCGGCCCGGAGCCCGAGGGAGCCCCGATCGAGCAGCAGGGGCTGGGCTGGAAGAGCACGTTCGGCACCGGCAGCGGCAAGGACGCGATCACCAGTGGCCTGGAGGTGGTGTGGACGCCGACTCCGACGAAGTGGGACAACACCTTCCTCGAGACCCTGTACGGCTACGAGTGGGAACTGGTCAAGAGCCCGGGCGGCGCGTGGCAGTTCACCGCGAAGGACGGAGCCGGCGCGGGCACCATTCCCGACCCGTTCGGTGGGCCGGGCCGCAACCCGACGATGCTGGTCACCGACGTGTCGCTGCGCGAGGACCCGATCTATCGGCAGATCACGCAGCGCTGGCTGGAGCATCCCGAGGAGCTGGCCGAGGCGTTCGCCAAGGCCTGGTACAAGCTGCTGCACCGCGACATGGGACCGGTCAGCCGCTACCTCGGGCCCTGGATTCCCGAGCCGCAGCTGTGGCAGGACCCGGTGCCGGCCGTCGACCACGAGCTGGTCGACGAGAGCGACATCGCATCCCTGAAGTCCAAGGTGCTCGCCTCGGGATTGTCGGTTCCTCAGTTGGTGAAGACCGCATGGTCGGCAGCCGCGAGTTACCGCAACACCGACAAGCGCGGCGGCGCCAACGGGGCCCGGCTGCGACTGGAGCCGCAGAAGAGCTGGGAGGTCAATGAACCCTCCGAGCTGGATAAGGTGCTGCCGGTTCTCACCCAGATCCAGCAGGACTTCAACGGTTCCGGCGGCAAGAAGGTCTCGCTGGCTGACCTGATCGTGCTGGCCGGCTCCGCCGCGGTGGAGAAGGCGGCCAAGGAGGCCGGGTATGAGATCTCGGTGCACTTCGCGCCGGGCCGTACCGACGCCACCCAGGAGAACACCGACGTGGAGTCGTTCGCGGTACTCGAGCCTCGGGCAGACGGTTTCCGGAACTACTTCCGTCCCGGCGAGAAGGCTCCGCTCGAGCAGCTGCTGCTGGACCGGGCCTACATGCTGGGCGTCTCCGGGCCGGAGATGACGGTTCTCGTCGGTGGCCTGCGCGCCATCGGTGCCAACCACGGCGGCAGCAAGCACGGCGTGTTCACCGACCGGACGGGCGTGTTGACGAATGACTTCTTCGTCAACCTGCTCGACATGGGCACCGAGTGGAAAGCATCGAAGAACTCCGAGAACGTCTACGAGGGCCACGACCGGGCAACCGGCGAACTCAAGTGGACCGCGACCGCGAATGACCTTGTGTTCGGGTCGAATTCGGTGCTGCGTGCGCTCGCTGAGGTGTATGCCCAGGACGACAACCACGGCAAGTTCGTCGAGGACTTCGTCGCGGCCTGGGTCAAGGTGATGAACAACGACCGGTTCGACCTGAAGTAG
- a CDS encoding DUF1906 domain-containing protein, with the protein MPGGAARPAAAPPAGIGLNSRRSQTCGCYHRAVPESASSGGPRHLSRRAAFGYALAPVLLGALAATAEAPRASAAGGQLIDFALQRIPPDEIKAAGYDGVVNYVSESRPGMNFEAKPITRQYADALRTAGLHIVSNFQYGKPGGSAPSDFTRGYDGGVADAQAALSLHNAAGGGASAPIFFSVDDNIDQGTWNSLALPWFRGINSVLGVGRTGIYGHSRACGWAIGDNVIGNSTTPGHRWAWQTRSWSNGDREPAAVLYQGVVNGPLLAGTQIDIDDVLAADYGQWDLAR; encoded by the coding sequence ATGCCCGGCGGGGCGGCCCGACCAGCGGCAGCCCCGCCAGCTGGGATCGGATTGAATTCTCGACGATCGCAAACGTGCGGTTGCTACCATCGCGCCGTGCCCGAATCTGCTTCATCCGGTGGACCCCGTCACCTGTCACGGCGCGCCGCGTTCGGCTACGCCCTCGCGCCCGTGTTGCTCGGTGCGCTCGCGGCCACGGCCGAGGCCCCCAGAGCGTCAGCCGCCGGCGGCCAACTGATCGACTTCGCTCTACAGCGAATCCCGCCCGACGAGATCAAGGCGGCCGGCTACGACGGCGTGGTGAATTACGTGTCCGAATCGCGGCCGGGGATGAACTTCGAAGCGAAGCCCATCACCCGCCAGTACGCCGACGCCCTGCGCACCGCGGGTCTGCACATCGTCAGCAACTTTCAGTACGGCAAGCCGGGCGGATCCGCGCCCTCGGATTTCACCCGCGGTTATGACGGTGGGGTAGCCGACGCGCAGGCGGCGCTCTCGCTGCACAACGCGGCCGGGGGAGGAGCCTCGGCGCCGATCTTCTTCAGCGTCGACGACAACATCGACCAGGGCACCTGGAACAGCCTTGCGCTGCCCTGGTTTCGGGGCATCAACTCGGTACTCGGCGTGGGCCGCACCGGAATTTACGGCCACTCCCGCGCGTGCGGCTGGGCCATCGGCGACAACGTCATCGGCAACTCGACCACTCCCGGCCACCGGTGGGCCTGGCAGACCAGGTCCTGGTCCAACGGGGATCGCGAACCGGCCGCAGTGCTGTACCAGGGCGTGGTCAACGGTCCACTGCTGGCCGGAACCCAGATCGACATCGACGACGTCCTCGCAGCCGATTACGGCCAATGGGATCTCGCCCGCTAA
- a CDS encoding ATPase has translation MSSERFEVTRPISATPTAIFAVLADPVRHCDTEPTDWVRDAVDAEPITGVGQIFAMNMYLEAAGGDYVTYNLVTEFEKDHAIAWMPGRLDDAGNHAAGGWFWRYELAPKGDHTDVTLTYDWTGTPGEFREQIGGMPPFPEDYLSASLADLERSVTG, from the coding sequence ATGAGTAGCGAGCGCTTCGAGGTCACGCGACCCATCTCGGCCACGCCGACGGCGATCTTCGCGGTGCTGGCCGACCCGGTGCGTCATTGCGACACCGAACCCACCGACTGGGTTCGCGACGCCGTGGACGCCGAGCCGATTACCGGAGTCGGCCAGATTTTCGCCATGAACATGTATCTCGAGGCGGCCGGCGGGGACTACGTCACCTACAACCTGGTCACCGAGTTCGAGAAAGATCACGCCATTGCCTGGATGCCGGGCCGGCTCGACGATGCGGGCAATCATGCTGCGGGCGGCTGGTTCTGGCGCTACGAACTCGCCCCGAAAGGCGACCACACAGACGTCACACTCACCTACGACTGGACCGGTACGCCCGGGGAGTTCCGGGAACAGATCGGCGGCATGCCGCCTTTTCCGGAGGATTACCTCAGCGCGTCGCTGGCCGATCTGGAGCGCTCGGTGACCGGTTGA